From a region of the Plodia interpunctella isolate USDA-ARS_2022_Savannah chromosome 13, ilPloInte3.2, whole genome shotgun sequence genome:
- the LOC128674928 gene encoding putative inorganic phosphate cotransporter: MGVVNEKNAVENVRPSGFGVRHVQTVMLFFGMLLAFTMRVNISMAIVVMTDVTNEKSYDWDSTTKSMILSSFFWGYVVLQIPAGMLARKVGGKLLITISVAVNSLISLFIPTAAAIGGWKLVCACRFLQGLTQAFVYPSMHHLISQWIPLEEKGLLSTIIYAGGQLGTSLQLIASGFLAATWGWPAIFYTNATLGAIWSVAYTFLGSASPEQSKFMKEDELLYIQRSLGRVGEQKRFPTPWLKIMTSLPFWAVIIAHCGQNWGFFTLMTEMPTYMSKVLNMELKSNGILSSLPYLAMFLLSFSMGAMTDLILRRSWLSVTNTRKLFNSIGLWGPAVAMIGLSYAPAGNSLIAVTMLVLAVGINAGQFTGYMLVHIDLAPNFSACLMGITNFLANIISIISPLVCGAIVQDETDTSQWRIVFFVASGVYFFTNLFFVLFATSERQDWNEPKEDTTSEKRPHWTNPRRLCCGDSSV; the protein is encoded by the exons atgggaGTTGTGAACGAGAAAAATGCTGTGGAAAATGTGCGACCAA GTGGCTTCGGCGTCCGCCATGTCCAGACCGTCATGCTGTTCTTCGGGATGCTCTTGGCGTTCACGATGCGGGTCAACATAAGCATGGCCATTGTTGTTATGACCGACGTCACGAATGAGAAG AGTTACGATTGGGATTCTACTACTAAGTCTATGATACTCTCTTCGTTCTTCTGGGGCTATGTGGTGCTGCAGATACCAGCGGGGATGCTCGCGAGGAAGGTCGGGGGCAAGCTGCTCATCACTATCTCCGTTGCCGTGAACTCCCTCATCTCCTTGTTTATACCCACAGCTGCTGCTATT GGAGGCTGGAAGCTGGTGTGCGCCTGCAGGTTCCTGCAAGGTCTGACGCAAGCGTTCGTGTACCCCAGCATGCATCACCTGATCAGCCAGTGGATACCCTTGGAGGAGAAGGGTCTATTGAGTACTATCATTTATGCCG GTGGTCAACTAGGAACTTCCCTCCAGCTCATAGCCTCTGGATTCCTCGCAGCGACCTGGGGCTGGCCAGCCATCTTCTACACCAACGCGACGTTGGGCGCCATTTGGAGTGTAGCCTACACGTTCCTGGGCTCAGCCTCCCCGGAGCAGTCCAAATTCATGAAGGAAGATGAGCTGCTGTATATACAGAGGTCCCTGGGAAGAGTTGGAGAGCAGAAG aggTTCCCGACACCTTGGCTGAAGATCATGACGTCATTGCCGTTCTGGGCCGTCATCATTGCCCACTGCGGGCAAAACTGGGGCTTCTTCACGCTCATGACCGAAATGCCAACGTACATGAGCAAAGTGCTCAACATGGAACTCAAGAGC AACGGCATTCTATCGTCGCTGCCGTACTTAGCAATGTTTCTGCTGAGTTTCTCCATGGGGGCGATGACTGATCTCATCCTGAGGAGGAGCTGGCTCAGTGTTACTAATACTAGGAAGCTGTTTAATTCAATTG GTCTGTGGGGCCCAGCGGTCGCCATGATAGGTTTGTCATACGCTCCTGCAGGCAACTCTCTGATCGCAGTCACCATGTTAGTCCTGGCTGTGGGCATCAACGCTGGACAGTTTACAGGATACATG TTGGTACACATTGATTTGGCGCCCAACTTCAGCGCGTGTCTGATGGGCATCACCAACTTCCTGGCCAACATCATATCTATTATATCTCCGCTCGTGTGCGGAGCCATCGTCCAGGACGAG ACCGACACGAGCCAGTGGAGAATAGTATTCTTCGTAGCATCCGGGGTTTACTTCTTCACCAATCTGTTCTTCGTGCTGTTTGCCACATCGGAAAGACAAGACTGGAACGAACCGAAGGAGGATACGACATCG GAAAAAAGGCCACACTGGACAAACCCTCGTCGGCTATGTTGTGGGGATAGTagtgtttaa